From the genome of Planktothrix serta PCC 8927:
TTCACCATCAGTTACAACAGCAAAGTGTTTGATTCCTAAATCAATCCCGTAAATCTTACCTTCTGAAACAGTAGGATTTTCCCCTTCAATTTCAGTCAATATAGATGCCAAATATTTCCCGGAAGGTGTTTGACTAATAGTTACAGTCTTGATTTTTCCTTCAATGGGTCTATGTATTTTGGCTTTGACTATCCCAATATTGCCAGGAAGTTTAACATTACCCTCAACAATTTTGACGTTTTGAGGATATTGAATTGACTGTTTACCTTGTTTAGACTTAAACTTAGGGAAACCTGCACGTTGAGCAAAAAAGTTTTTGTAAGCTGTGGTTAAATTAAGTGTTGTAGCTTGTAAAACCTGGCTATAACAATCAGCCAACCACAGGGTATCTTCGGCTTTTTTGAGCTTAGGAAGTAGGGCGTTGAGTGCTAAGCGTCCCAGCCATGACCCCGTATCTTGATAAACCTGAATGGATTTATTTAAGGCATAATTCCACCACCAGCGCGAACATCCAAATGTTTGGGCTAGTCGTGCTTTTTGCCATGCAGTTGGATACAGACGGACTTGTACAGCTTTATGTAGCACTCGATTTGCACCTCCTGGTCTGAATATATTACTACATACTCC
Proteins encoded in this window:
- a CDS encoding RNA-guided endonuclease InsQ/TnpB family protein yields the protein MLHKAVQVRLYPTAWQKARLAQTFGCSRWWWNYALNKSIQVYQDTGSWLGRLALNALLPKLKKAEDTLWLADCYSQVLQATTLNLTTAYKNFFAQRAGFPKFKSKQGKQSIQYPQNVKIVEGNVKLPGNIGIVKAKIHRPIEGKIKTVTISQTPSGKYLASILTEIEGENPTVSEGKIYGIDLGIKHFAVVTDGEKVFKYDNPKHLAKHEKNLKRKQQKLAHKQKGSKSRQKYRKIVAKVXELGNKHYCGREFSLRWRSPQEYHKLIDLNPVAINFDSIDQSVDRLVIVIHWN